One Setaria italica strain Yugu1 chromosome I, Setaria_italica_v2.0, whole genome shotgun sequence DNA window includes the following coding sequences:
- the LOC101754767 gene encoding putative F-box/LRR-repeat protein 23 has translation MSLLPPPASPMAEAEAEARDWAEMPSDALAAVFGKLDVAEILTGAGLVCRAWRRLAATDPTLWRRVDMCLQGDLLETEEAEATARGAEAMARAAVDRAAGTMEAFWADDFVTDDLLRYISQRAPSLKSLQLSLCHHVSNEGFAEAINCLPQLEELEVTFCTLHGNVCDTIGRACPQLKRFRLNERWSILQSEFAPYEGMDDDTEALGIASTMPGLQELQLIGNNMTNDGLMAILDRCPHLESLDIRQCYNIQMDDAMKSKCARIRDLKLPHDSISDFKYRAHIVSANSGSDFEVDVYDDLLDPVTEDDDADFDDIDDFDDAGSDGGMYDDDFDI, from the exons ATGtccttgctgccgccgccggcttcgccCATGGctgaggccgaggccgaggcccgCGACTGGGCGGAGATGCCGTCGGACGCTCTCGCCGCCGTGTTCGGGAAGCTGGACGTGGCCGAGATTCTGACGGGGGCCGGGCTGGTGTGCCGCGCGTGGCGCCGGCTCGCGGCCACGGACCCCACGCTGTGGCGCCGCGTGGACATGTGCCTCCAGGGGGACCTCCTGGAGACCGAGGAGGCCGAGGccacggcgcgcggcgcggaggccatggcgcgcgccgccgtcgaccgcGCCGCGGGCACCATGGAGGCCTTCTGGGCCGACGACTTCGTCACCGACGACCTCCTGCGCTACATCTCTCAGAG GGCCCCCTCGTTGAAGAGTCTCCAACTCAGCTTGTGCCATCATGTCTCTAATGAAGGTTTTGCAGAGGCAATTAATTGTTTACCTCAGCTCGAGGAGCTTGAAGTTACATTTTGCACGTTGCATGGCAACGTGTGTGATACTATTGGCAGAGCCTGCCCACAACTTAAACGCTTCAGATTGAATGAGCGCTGGTCTATTCTTCAAAGTGAGTTTGCACCCTATGAGGGCATGGATGATGACACAGAAGCATTAGGAATCGCTAGCACCATGCCTGGGCTCCAAGAACTTCAGCTGATTGGTAACAACATGACCAATGATGGACTCATGGCAATTCTTGACCGTTGCCCTCACCTTGAATCTCTTGACATACGCCAGTGCTACAACATCCAAATGGACGATGCCATGAAATCGAAATGTGCTAGGATACGAGATCTGAAGCTTCCTCATGACTCCATCTCCGACTTCAAGTACCGCGCACACATCGTCAGTGCTAACTCTGGATCTGATTTCGAGGTTGATGTGTATGATGATCTGCTGGATCCGGTCACTGAAgatgatgatgctgattttgatgatatAGATGATTTTGATGACGCGGGCTCAGATGGAGGCATGTATGATGATGACTTTGATATCTGA